One segment of Nomia melanderi isolate GNS246 chromosome 10, iyNomMela1, whole genome shotgun sequence DNA contains the following:
- the pain gene encoding transient receptor potential cation channel family member painless translates to MVPEDDSLQMHLLHDYNSPMKSGVLYKQLLGSLCSEDIKLFRSLLEQSYKKDPTVIDVNHVYPNQSEETCLDIACRKGLPAFVQLLLDKGANVNRVNKVHNRGPIHFATEKGYQDVLQVLLKDPRINPNLEAGQRTALHMAVKKNDLACAQLLLEKGASPNIPNNKGWTAIHMAAMNGQTDMVQLIFDKSTHVLDFDRYKDHKNQSTRDVLAKIMPDLRLPPPVQNNGANVHDLKYYLNVNDETNFLNCLEVVEDDVVNNVAEDLMEMAVRRDFKDAVSALLKRVREAECNLPEAAKLAVQKGLPDVLRRILSTDVQVGNKLLMDACVELGIPGKGSEGTADRLECLRLILEREEVDVRCTDNKGNTPLHYAARADCREAVTMLLEKGSYIGHMNTFGVPPVADISVSTLSGYFDDCIQARKERTNEYIIEFDYKCLMPHDTPHMEGQASINQQKREMDIFQYIANSTDMKHLLKHPLLSSFLYMKWRRIRHILFLNFAFYLLLYCLLNSYILLATYNPINNMNASNSSEAEMVMESGTIGVLRILASIALVFLGIREFLQLVSSPCYYVSNCENWLEVTLLILGFSALYGADSNVAAVVVLLSAWELVILIGQHPRMSTDIEMFKTVSVNFLRFLFLYTFLILAFANAFFVLFKDNENFLDPGNSLFKTIIMLTGEFEANEIPFVSHPVMSHLVFVSFVFFIAIVLFNLLNGLAVSDTAEILDKAELVGLISRIRLVSYVEIMAISAPLLHGPHCLLCHGFSRGWSCRPLTFLADKILIFPDYLKDGKLSVKPYDSLETFGNIDYKKPAGEAKDRVFPVFKMDRHVMKQAKEILAKRGRESDTERMINELEGVKERLALIDITLNALKLGLDNNNVNARRDD, encoded by the exons ATGGTTCCCGAGGACGACTCCCTGCAGATGCACCTGTTGCACGATTACAATTCCCCAATGAAGTCCGGCGTCCTCTATAAACAGCTGCTGGGCAGTCTGTGCTCGGAGGACATCAAGCTCTTCAGAAGCCTGCTGGAGCAGAGCTACAAGAAGGATCCAACGGTCATCGACGTGAACCATGTCTATCCGAACCAGTCAGAAGAAACTTGCCTGgacattgcctgcaggaagggACTGCCCGCGTTCGTGCAGCTCCTCCTGGACAAGGGAGCCAACGTGAACAGGGTCAACAAGGTTCACAACCGTGGTCCGATCCACTTCGCCACGGAGAAGGGCTACCAGGACGTTCTCCAGGTGCTCCTGAAGGACCCCAGGATCAATCCGAACTTGGAGGCGGGTCAGCGGACTGCTCTGCACATGGCGGTGAAGAAGAATGACCTGGCCTGCGCGCAGCTGCTCCTGGAGAAGGGCGCCAGTCCCAACATCCCCAACAACAAAGGCTGGACTGCTATTCACATGGCGGCCATGAACGGTCAGACGGACATGGTGCAGCTGATTTTTGACAAGTCGACGCACGTCCTGGACTTTGATAGGTACAAGGATCACAAGAACCAAAGCACCAGGGACGTCCTGGCTAAGATAATGCCTGACCTGCGGCTACCACCTCCGGTTCAGAACAACGGCGCCAATGTTCATGATCTCAAGTATTACTTAAATGTAAACGATGAGACGAATTTCTTGAACTGCTTGGAAGTCGTCGAGGATGATGTGGTGAACAACGTGGCTGAGGACCTGATGGAGATGGCTGTACGACGGGACTTCAAGGACGCGGTCTCAGCGTTGCTGAAAAGAGTCAGAGAGGCTGAGTGTAATCTACCGGAGGCTGCTAAACTGGCAGTGCAGAAGGGCTTACCGGATGTTCTCAGGAGGATATTGAGCACGGACGTCCAGGTGGGGAACAAGTTGCTGATGGACGCCTGCGTGGAGCTGGGCATCCCTGGGAAAGGCTCGGAGGGCACGGCTGATCGCTTGGAGTGCCTCAGGTTGATTCTGGAAAGAGAGGAGGTGGATGTTAGGTGCACTGACA ACAAGGGGAACACGCCGCTGCATTACGCAGCCAGAGCGGACTGCCGCGAAGCAGTGACGATGCTGCTGGAAAAAGGAAGCTACATCGGCCACATGAACACGTTCGGCGTGCCGCCGGTCGCCGACATATCCGTGTCAACATTGTCCGGCTACTTCGACGACTGTATACAAGCCAGGAAAGAGCGGACGAACGAGTACATAATCGAGTTCGACTACAAATGCCTGATGCCTCACGACACGCCTCACATGGAGGGACAAGCGTCCATTAATCAGCAGAAACGTGAAATGGACATCTTCCAGTACATAGCGAACAGCACCGACATGAAGCATTTGCTGAAGCATCCTCTTCTCTCCTCATTCCTGTACATGAAGTGGCGCAGGATAAGGCACATCCTTTTCCTGAACTTCGCCTTCTACTTGCTCCTCTACTGTCTACTGAACAGCTACATCCTGTTGGCGACGTACAACCCAATCAACAACATGAATGCATCCAACTCCAGCGAGGCAGAAATGGTAATGGAGTCAGGTACCATTGGCGTCTTAAGGATTCTAGCAAGCATCGCTCTGGTGTTCCTAGGGATCAGAGAGTTTCTTCAGCTAGTCTCGTCGCCCTGCTACTATGTGTCCAATTGCGAGAACTGGTTGGAAGTAACGTTGCTGATACTTGGCTTCTCTGCACTCTATGGAGCAGACAGCAATGTCGCCGCTGTGGTGGTGCTGCTGTCCGCTTGGGAACTGGTGATCCTGATCGGCCAGCACCCACGGATGTCCACCGACATCGAGATGTTCAAGACGGTGTCGGTGAATTTCCTGCGTTTCCTGTTCCTCTACACGTTCCTGATCCTCGCGTTCGCGAACGCCTTCTTCGTCCTCTTCAAGGACAACGAGAACTTCCTGGACCCTGGGAACTCCCTGTTCAAAACCATCATCATGCTCACGGGGGAATTCGAGGCGAACGAGATACCGTTCGTGTCCCATCCGGTTATGAGCCACCTGGTCTTTGTGTCGTTCGTTTTTTTCATCGCCATAGTGTTATTCAATCTGCTGAACGGTTTAGCGGTGAGCGACACCGCAGAGATCCTCGACAAGGCGGAACTGGTTGGGCTGATCTCTAGGATAAGATTGGTGTCGTACGTGGAGATCATGGCGATCAGCGCTCCGCTTCTGCACGGGCCCCATTGCTTGCTCTGCCATGGCTTCTCGCGTGGCTGGTCCTGTAGGCCTCTGACCTTCCTTGCTGATAAAATCCTGATCTTCCCGGATTACTTGAAGGATGGCAAATTGAGTGTGAAACCGTATGACAGTTTGGAGACTTTTGGTAATATTGATTATAAGAAACCTGCTGGCGAGGCGAAGGACAGAGTGTTTCCTGTCTTCAAGATGGACCGTCACGTTATGAAGCAAGCTAAGGAGATCCTTGCAAAGA